In Zalophus californianus isolate mZalCal1 chromosome 4, mZalCal1.pri.v2, whole genome shotgun sequence, the following proteins share a genomic window:
- the MAB21L3 gene encoding protein mab-21-like 3 codes for MKSLTAGDLEDCLMTKVGVRRQQLSQIVEEVQRVVHQLTTEISHQDIRFQAVPYSDTYNGNIKVLSPSRFLVTVPVKGLAGYREAREQRWRYYTLQGTRLSCPLQDPEGLQQWLEVEQFMKSLWQWHEADVNIEGDIVPAKVLQVFRKLVENAIGTCHLSGKVSMLTHHSAVWVAVETATWQVELELVPTVEIPTAWSEKARWPPCLRRWPSRQRVECIKSFGFALLARSQYHWQLSFLQAEQVLLAQLDEDGGCRSRCLQALRQMKEDVWCPGKRPVITSHHLQTVLFWTCEKYPHLKDWQVFSKAFLRLVRKLHKCVSQHFLKHYFVRKSNLLRSANSGDLDAVAQRLALFLKNPQISLP; via the exons ATGAAATCCTTGACTGCAGGAGACTTGGAAGACTGCCTTATGACTAAG GTGGGCGTGAGGCGCCAGCAGCTCTCCCAGATTGTGGAGGAAGTGCAGAGGGTTGTCCACCAGCTGACCACAGAAATCAGCCACCAAGACATTCGATTCCAGGCCGTCCCCTACTCTGACACGTACAATGGGAACATTAAG GTTTTGTCCCCCAGCCGGTTCCTGGTCACCGTCCCGGTGAAGGGCCTGGCCGGGTACAGGGAGGCGAGGGAGCAACGTTGGCGCTACTACACCCTACAGGGTACCAGGCTGTCCTGCCCCTTGCAGGACCCGGAGGGCCTGCAGCAGTGGCTGGAGGTGGAGCAGTTTATGAAGAGCCTGTGGCAGTGGCATGAGGCAGACGTGAACATTGAGGGAGATATTGTACCCGCCAAGGTCCTCCAGGTGTTCCGGAAGCTGGTAGAAAATGCAATTGGAACCTGTCATCTCTCAG GTAAGGTCAGCATGCTAACACACCACTCTGCAGTTTGGGTTGCCGTGGAAACAGCCACATGGCAGGTGGAGCTAGAGCTGGTCCCCACAGTGGAGATCCCTACTGCCTGGTCTGAGAAAGCTCGGTGGCCTCCCTGTCTGAGGCGCTGGCCTTCCCGACAGAGAGTGGAGTGCATCAAG tCATTCGGGTTTGCCTTGCTGGCCCGTTCGCAGTATCACTGGCAGCTGAGCTTCCTGCAGGCCGAGCAGGTGCTGTTGGCGCAGCTGGATGAGGACGGGGGCTGCCGCAGCAGGTGTCTCCAGGCCCTGAGGCAGATGAAGGAGGACGTCTGGTGTCCGGGAAAGAGGCCGGTCATCACGTCCCACCATCTGCAG ACCGTGCTTTTTTGGACTTGTGAGAAATACCCACACTTGAAGGACTGGCAGGTCTTCAGCAAAGCCTTCCTGCGCCTGGTGAGGAAACTGCACAAGTGCGTGAGCCAGCACTTTCTGAAGCACTATTTCGTGCGAAAGAGCAACCTCCTCCGGTCTGCCAACTCGGGCGACCTGGACGCCGTGGCCCAGAGACTGGCCCTCTTCCTGAAGAACCCCCAGATCAGCCTGCCCTGA